The genomic interval CACACCTTCGCCCGAAAACGCCAGCGTCAGCCCCAGCTCCTGCGCCGACCAGGTGATGAACTGGCGCACCGAATATTGCTTGCCGGTGGCAATGACAAAATCCTCCGGGGCCTCCTGCTGCAACATCATCCACTGCATCCGCACGTAATCCTTCGCATGGCCCCAGTCGCGCAGCGCGTCGATATTGCCCATATAAAGGCACTCTTCGAGGCCTTGCGCGATATTGGCAAGGCCGCGGGTGATCTTGCGGGTCACGAAGGTTTCACCCCGGCGCGGGCTCTCGTGGTTGAACAGGATGCCGTTGCAGGCATACATACCATAGGCCTCGCGGTAGTTCACCGTGATCCAGTAGGAATAAAGCTTGGCCACAGCATAAGGCGAACGCGGATAAAACGGCGTCGTCTCGCGCTGCGGGGTTTCCTGCACCAACCCGTATAATTCCGAAGTCGAGGCCTGATAAAACCGGGTCTTTTTCTCCAGCCCCAGAAAGCGGATCGCCTCCAGCAGGCGCAGCGTGCCGATGCCATCGACATCGGCGGTATATTCAGGTGCCTCGAAACTTACGGCGACATGGGACTGCGCGCCGAGGTTATAGACCTCATCCGGTTCAATCTCGCTCAACAGCCGGGTCAGGTTGGAGGTGTCAGTCAGATCGCCGTAATGCAGTTTGAACCGGGCATGATCGGTGTGCGGGTCCTGATAGATGTGATCCACCCGCTGGGTGTTGAACGACGACGCCCGCCGCTTCAGCCCATGCACCTCATAGCCCTTCTCAAGAAGAAACTCCGCAAGGTACGAACCATCCTGACCCGTTACACCGGTGATGAGGGCTTTTTTCATCTGCTATCCTTAAATCTCATGCGATCGGCCGCGTCCTGATATCTTGGCGCGGGGTCGCGTCAGTCTAAAACATGTTGCGGCGGAGTGGCAGCCGATTTTCCACCCGCATCTCCCCCCGGCATCCCCCTCTGTCCGGATCGGCAGAAGGGGCGCGAGAGCCGGGCAGACTGGCTCAGCTCTCGCGGAAGGCGCGGTTCAGGTAATCGGTGAACGGCTGCAACAGATAGGCAAAGGGCGTGCGGCTGTTGGTCTGGATGAAGGTCTCCACCGGCATCCCCGGCACCAGCACATTGCCCTCGGGCAGACGGTCGATCTCGCCTTTGTTCAACCGGGCCTCGACCACGTAATAGCTGCGTCCGGTCTGCGGATCGACAAAGGAATCGGCCGAGACCGTGCTCACCGTGCCAAACAGCGTCGGCGTGGTGCGCTGGTTGAAGCTGGAGAAATTCAGGCTGACAGGCTGGTTGAGATAGACCTGATCAATATCCGACGGCGCCACCTGCGCCGAAATCACCAAAGGCTGGCTTTGCGGGATCAGATACATCAGCGGATCCGCCGCCCGGATCACCGATTTGCGGGCAAAGACATTGAGGTCATAAACCACCCCCGCCATCGGCGCGCGCACATCCAGCCGGGACAGCCGCTGCAGGATCACATTGCGCCGTTCGATCAGCTCCAGCTCCCGCACCTGCAGGTCGCGCAGGGTGGTGATCGCCTCTTCGCGTCGCGCACTTGTCTGGTTGAGGATCTCCAGCCCCAATTCGGTGACCTGCCCTTCGGCCTGGGCCTTTTGGGCGGTCAGCGCCCCGGCCTGACCACGCAGCCGTGACTGTTCACGCTGCAGCGACAGCACCCGGCTGGACTGCGCCAGCCCCTGCGACAGCAGGCTCTGCTGGTTTTCCAGCTCCTTGCCGATCAGCGCCAATTGCTCCTGCAGGGCCGATTGCTGCGCCTCGATGCCGTCGATCTGGCTCTGGATCTGGCCCACCCGCTCCTGCAAGCGGCTGATGCGGGCCCGCAGATTGACCAGACGCGCCTCAAACAGGCGTTTCTGCCCGTTGATCAGCTCTTCGGTCTGCACATGGGTGCCGCTCAGCTCGAACAGCAGCTCGGCAAAAGTGACCTCCTCGGCCTCATCCCGTTCCGCGCTGTAGCGGCTGCGCCGGGCCAGGGTTTCGGCCAGCTGGCCTTCGACAATCTGCCGTTCGGCCAGCAGCTCTGACGGCTCCAGCCGCAGCAGCAGCGCGTCTTCCTCAACCAGATCGCCCTCGCTCACCAGCACCTCATCGACAACACCGCCATAGGGGTGCTGCACCACCTGGCGGTTCTGTTCCACCTTGATCGAACCAGAGGCAATCACCGCGCCGGAGATTTCTGCCGTGGCGGCCCATTGGCCAAGGCCGCCCACCAGCAGACCCATCGCCAGCAGCCCGGCAATGGTCAGCCCACGGATCGGGTAGGATTTGGATGTATCGCTCATGATTTTGCCTCTGCCTGTTTCGGAGCGGCCTGTTTCGGAGCGGCCTGCTGCTGGGCCGGTTTCTTCTGCGCCACCTGCGGGTTCTGCAGATGCTCTCCCAGCACCGCGTCCTTGGCACCAAAGGCGCGCTGGGTGCCATTGTCCAGAATCAGGATCAGGTCACAGAGCTGAATCGCCGCCGGACGATGCGCCATGATGATCACCGCGCGCCCGTCCTTCTTGGCGTGAGAAACCGCCAGGTTCAGCGCCTGACTGCCCTCGTTATCGAGATTTGAATTTGGCTCATCCAGCACCAGCAGCACCGGGTCGCCATAAAGCGCGCGCGCCAGACCGATGCGCTGCACCTGCCCGCCCGACAGCCGGTTGCTGGCCACCCGCACCGGCGTGTCATAGCCCTGCGGCAGGGTCAGGATCATATCATGCACCGCCGCCTTGCGCGCCGCCGCCACCACCTGATCGGGATCCGGCATCATCGACAGGCGGGCAATATTTTCGGCAATGGTGCCGTCAAACAGCGTCACCTGTTGCGGCAGATAGCCGATATAGCTGCCCAGATCATCCATGTCATATTGATTGAGCGCCGCCCCATCGAGCCGGATCTTGCCCGAGACCGGATGCCAGACACCGATCAGCGCCCGCGCCAGCGAGGATTTCCCCGCCCCAGAGGCACCGATCACCCCCAGCGCCTGACCGGGCTGGATATTGAAATTCAGCCCCTGCAAGGCCGGCTTGGCCACCTGCCCCGGCGCCACCGGCGGCACCAGAGCCACGCCCTGCACCTCCAGTTTGGCCGCCGGGCGCGCCAGTTTCATCGGCGCCGGGCGTTCCGGGGTTTCGGTCAGCATCTGGCCCAGACGTTCTTGCGCCTGCATGGCCCGCTGCACCAGCGCCCATTGACCAATCAGCGTCTCGATCGGGGCCAGCGCCCGCCCCATGATGATCGACGAGGCAATCATCACCCCCGGCGTCAGCCCTTCGGTCAGCACCAGATAGGCGCCAGTGCCCAGCATCGCCGATTGCAGCGCCAACCGAAACGTGCGGGTGGCGGTGCTGAAGCCGCCGGTCATGTCCGCCGCACTCAGCTCCGAGACAACCGCCTGACTGCGCAGCATCCGCCATTTGGCAAAGGCCGCACGCCGCATCCCCAACCCCTGGATCAGCTCGGCATTGTTGCGCATCCCATCCGACACCTGATGCGCCGAGGCCGCCATCATGCTGGCATTTTCAACCGGCGCCTTGGACACCATCTGATTGGCCAGCGCAAAAACCACCAGCACCGCGCCCCCGATCAGCGCCAACAGACCCATCAGCGGATGGAACAGCGCAATCAGCCCCAGAAACAACGGCGTCCAGGGCAGGTCGAAAAACGCCGAAACGATGGGCGAGGACAGCGCCTTTTGCATCGCTTCCAGATCGCGCAGCCCCACCTTGGCGGCATCATCATTAAAACCCGCCGCCGATTTGTCCTGCACCGCATTGAACACGCGGGTCTCCAGCTGGTCATGGAACCGCGCCCCGACCCGCGCCAGAATCCGCCCCCGCACATAGTCCAGCACCCCCATGATCAGGAACAGGAACCCCGCCAGCACCGTCAACGCCACCAGCGTCTCCAGCGAGCGGCTGCCCAGCACCCGGTCATAGACCTGCATCATATAGAGCGGGCTGGTCAGCATCAGCAGATTGGCAAAGAAGCTGAACACGCCAATCAGCCAGAAGGCGCCGCGATTGCCCTTGCGGGCCTTGCGGATCTCACCCAGCCCGGGCTTATGCGCCGATCCTGAATGCTGTGCAGAGGTGCGTGCCATGACATGTTGCCTTTGTCGGGGTCACCCGGACGGGCAACCGAAAGTAAGAGAACCGAGAGACCGGCCACCCGCAACAGAGATCTGGGCAGGGTGGACCGGGGTCAGGGGCGGATATGCCCGGACAGGCCCGGATGCACAATGGCTCCCTGCGGCACCGACGTCCGGACATCTTTGACAGGGTCAAAAGCACAGCCATCCGAGGCTTGTCAAACAGCTCCCTCCGCCCCCGGAACAATAGCCGGCAGGCGCGGCGGCACCGCATCACCCGCCAGCCTCAGAACCAGACCCAAATCCAGGCTCAAAATCCGGGCTCAGACCTGGACCCCGCATCTGCCGCCGTCATCGGCAGGCCCTCGCCTCTCCATCGGCGGGCACCCCCGCCACAGACCCCCGTAAACCCCGCGGTTCCGCCCCGCTCAGATTGACATCCAGCCCCCCCTTCGCTAAGGCCCGACAGCGCATTCGGCACCTGCCGACCAAACTGGAGCAAGCCCTTATCATGTCACAGGTTTCCTCTCAGACCTCCGGCAGCAGAACCGTTGCCGAGACCGCGTTCGAGGCCCGGTTTTCCCCCCGGCTGGTGGCGGCAGAGACCTATCACGATCCCAATGACGTGATCCTGTTTATGCATATTCCCAAGACCGCAGGCATGTCGGTGGGCAAGGCGCTGCAGGCGGCTTTTGACATCTTTCACCCGGTTTCCTGGGAAAACACCAACCAGTCCTTCCGCAACAAGACGCGCAAGGCGCTTTACCGGCGCAGCGATGAGGCCACCCCCTGCCGTCAGGTGCTGATGGGGCATTTCGCCTGGTCTGACGTGATGTATTGGCGCCACCAGGAACTGCCGCTCAAATGCGCCACCATCATCCGCGACCCGCTGGACCGCTTTGTTTCCAACTACCGTTACAACACCTCCGACAAACACCCCCAGCATGAGGCCTTTGCCGCGCGCTATCCGACACTGGAATCCTATGCCCGCGTGCTGCCCTATGATTACCAGCTGTCGCTGATGGCCGGGGCCTTCTACTCCTTTGATCACGCGCTGGAGAAGCTGAACCGCTACTACAGCTTTATTGGCGTGACCGAACATCTGGGCGCCTCCCTGCAGCATTTCCGCCGCAGCCATGGGCTGGCGGAGCTGACGGAGCACCGCGAGAACACCGGCAGCAAGGCCAAAGCCGCCGAGGACATCCCCGATGCGGTGCGCAATCTTGTGGGCGAGAAAAGCCGCAACGACGCCCGCCTGCATCAG from Phaeobacter inhibens DSM 16374 carries:
- the gmd gene encoding GDP-mannose 4,6-dehydratase; the encoded protein is MKKALITGVTGQDGSYLAEFLLEKGYEVHGLKRRASSFNTQRVDHIYQDPHTDHARFKLHYGDLTDTSNLTRLLSEIEPDEVYNLGAQSHVAVSFEAPEYTADVDGIGTLRLLEAIRFLGLEKKTRFYQASTSELYGLVQETPQRETTPFYPRSPYAVAKLYSYWITVNYREAYGMYACNGILFNHESPRRGETFVTRKITRGLANIAQGLEECLYMGNIDALRDWGHAKDYVRMQWMMLQQEAPEDFVIATGKQYSVRQFITWSAQELGLTLAFSGEGVEEIATVTAIEGDMAPALKVGDVVLRIDPRYFRPAEVETLLGDPTKAKQKLGWVPEITTEEMCAEMVREDLKTARRHALLKEHGMDLPVSTEG
- a CDS encoding HlyD family type I secretion periplasmic adaptor subunit gives rise to the protein MSDTSKSYPIRGLTIAGLLAMGLLVGGLGQWAATAEISGAVIASGSIKVEQNRQVVQHPYGGVVDEVLVSEGDLVEEDALLLRLEPSELLAERQIVEGQLAETLARRSRYSAERDEAEEVTFAELLFELSGTHVQTEELINGQKRLFEARLVNLRARISRLQERVGQIQSQIDGIEAQQSALQEQLALIGKELENQQSLLSQGLAQSSRVLSLQREQSRLRGQAGALTAQKAQAEGQVTELGLEILNQTSARREEAITTLRDLQVRELELIERRNVILQRLSRLDVRAPMAGVVYDLNVFARKSVIRAADPLMYLIPQSQPLVISAQVAPSDIDQVYLNQPVSLNFSSFNQRTTPTLFGTVSTVSADSFVDPQTGRSYYVVEARLNKGEIDRLPEGNVLVPGMPVETFIQTNSRTPFAYLLQPFTDYLNRAFRES
- a CDS encoding type I secretion system permease/ATPase; translated protein: MARTSAQHSGSAHKPGLGEIRKARKGNRGAFWLIGVFSFFANLLMLTSPLYMMQVYDRVLGSRSLETLVALTVLAGFLFLIMGVLDYVRGRILARVGARFHDQLETRVFNAVQDKSAAGFNDDAAKVGLRDLEAMQKALSSPIVSAFFDLPWTPLFLGLIALFHPLMGLLALIGGAVLVVFALANQMVSKAPVENASMMAASAHQVSDGMRNNAELIQGLGMRRAAFAKWRMLRSQAVVSELSAADMTGGFSTATRTFRLALQSAMLGTGAYLVLTEGLTPGVMIASSIIMGRALAPIETLIGQWALVQRAMQAQERLGQMLTETPERPAPMKLARPAAKLEVQGVALVPPVAPGQVAKPALQGLNFNIQPGQALGVIGASGAGKSSLARALIGVWHPVSGKIRLDGAALNQYDMDDLGSYIGYLPQQVTLFDGTIAENIARLSMMPDPDQVVAAARKAAVHDMILTLPQGYDTPVRVASNRLSGGQVQRIGLARALYGDPVLLVLDEPNSNLDNEGSQALNLAVSHAKKDGRAVIIMAHRPAAIQLCDLILILDNGTQRAFGAKDAVLGEHLQNPQVAQKKPAQQQAAPKQAAPKQAEAKS
- a CDS encoding sulfotransferase family 2 domain-containing protein, producing MSQVSSQTSGSRTVAETAFEARFSPRLVAAETYHDPNDVILFMHIPKTAGMSVGKALQAAFDIFHPVSWENTNQSFRNKTRKALYRRSDEATPCRQVLMGHFAWSDVMYWRHQELPLKCATIIRDPLDRFVSNYRYNTSDKHPQHEAFAARYPTLESYARVLPYDYQLSLMAGAFYSFDHALEKLNRYYSFIGVTEHLGASLQHFRRSHGLAELTEHRENTGSKAKAAEDIPDAVRNLVGEKSRNDARLHQLVSRCYG